One window from the genome of Pelecanus crispus isolate bPelCri1 chromosome 13, bPelCri1.pri, whole genome shotgun sequence encodes:
- the LOC104026234 gene encoding ras-like protein family member 11A-like produces MRLISQDTMSQYSTNFLLLPIPEYPVLDCVPNKIIKLVVLGGSSVGKTALVVRFLTKRFIGDYEANTGALYSRKFTIDGEQISLQVQDTPFVSLEDDTDSICCQEQINRSIYWADGFVFVYSITDYESYRVIRPLHQHIRKIHPNANIPLLLMANKGDLLRARQVSSKEGLQLASELGGTYYEVSARENCEGVHEAFQQLCQEVSRMIGSCNGEKRRGLHLVRPKSPNMQDLKRRLKQALTSKGKSATTL; encoded by the exons ATGCGTCTCATCTCTCAGGATACTATGTCACAGTATTCTACTAACTTTCTCCTGCTCCCCATACCAGAGTATCCTGTATTAGACTGCGTGCCCAACAAAATCATCAAGCTGGTGGTACTGGGTGGCAGTAGCGTTGGCAAGACAG CCCTGGTTGTGCGCTTTCTCACAAAGAGATTTATTGGAGACTATGAAGCCAATACTG GTGCTTTGTATTCAAGAAAATTCACCATAGATGGGGAACAGATCTCTCTACAGGTGCAGGATACTCCCTTTGTTTCATTGGAG GATGACACTGACAGCATATGCTGCCAAGAGCAGATAAACCGTTCAATCTACTGGGCAGATGGCTTCGTGTTTGTTTACTCCATCACAGACTATGAGAGCTACCGAGTCATCCGTCCCCTACATCAGCACATCCGCAAGATTCACCCAAATGCTAACATTCCCCTGCTTCTGATGGCGAACAAAGGAGACCTTCTGCGAGCCAGGCAGGTGTCCTCCAAAGAAGGACTCCAGCTGGCCAGTGAACTGGGAGGTACTTACTATGAAGTCTCAGCCCGGGAGAACTGTGAGGGAGTGCATGAAGCCTTCCAGCAGCTTTGCCAGGAGGTCAGCAGGATGATTGGGAGCTGCAATGGAGAGAAACGGAGAGGCCTCCACCTTGTCCGACCCAAGTCTCCAAATATGCAGGACTTAAAGAGACGTTTGAAACAGGCTCTGACTTCCAAAGGGAAATCTGCCACTACACTTTGA